The sequence gataaaaataacaacttcatcagatgacagtcttataacatcatgttatacaatacatttatgttttattcgaaaatgtgcatatttatagctacaaatcctggttttacattgtgaacatggcgcaaaaatgctccaaattgtccggagaaattttggagagtcacgtaatctaacagaaaaactcatcataatttttgatgaaaaatacatgttggatatataattaaagatacactggttcttaatgcaaccgctgtattagatttaaaaaaataactttagtaaaaagcacagcatacaataatatgagacagcgctcagccattctccgccatgttggagtaaacatattcaacaaaaatacgaaataacatcataaatattctcttacctttgatgaactttcatcagaatgcagtgccaggagtcctagttccacaataaatcgttgttttgttttagaatgtccatttcttctgtcgaattagcaactttggctagcataatgGTGCTCACGTGCCCATTTAagtttggcgcatggaacgaaaaattcccaaaaacataataaaagtcgaataaactggtcaaactcagttgaaaatccatctttaggatgtttttctcatatgtatccaataacgtcccagacggagcatttcttcgtgtctacctaacgcattgcagaaaatgatatggtgctcccaggtgcgcagcaaaatactgccaatatggctgacctgtcactccaaaagctctcattcggtcccacatcaggctagacacctcattcaacattctactgcctgttgacatctagtggaaggcgtatgaagtgcatacatatccataaatacaaggcaattgaataggcgaggcctgtcacagagacccatttcagaattttcacttcctgtttggaactttgcctgccaaattagttctgttttactcacagatataattcaaacagttttagaaacttcagagtgttttctatccaatagtaataataatatgcttattgtatgatctagaacagagtacgaggccgtttaatttgggcactattttttcccaaagtggaaatggcgccccctatttccaagaggttaATAAATAGCACTGAGAATTTAGAACAAGCTTAATATATAGCACTGAGAATGTAGAACATGCTTAATAAATAGCACTGAGAATGTAGAACATGCTTAATATGTAGCCATGAGAATTTAGAACATGCTTAATAAGTAGCACTGAGAATGTAGAACATGCTTAATATGTAGCACTGAGAATGTAGAACATGCTTAATATGTAGCACTGAGAATTTATAACATGCTTAATAAGTAGCACTGAGAATGTAGAACATGCTTAATATGTAGCACTGAGAATTTAGAACATGCTTAATATGTAGCACTGAGAATTTAGAACATGCTTAATAAATAGCACTGAGAATTTAGAACATGCTTAATATGTAGCACTGAGAATTTAGAACATGCTTAATAAATAGCACTGAGAATGTAGAACATGCTTAATAAATAGCACTGAGAAGTTACAACATGCTTAATATGTAGCACTGAGAATGTAGAACATGCTTAATAAATAGCACTGAGAATGTAGAACATGCTTAATATGTAGCACTGAGAAGTTACAACATGCTTAATAAATAGCACTGAGAATGTAGAACATGCTTAATAAATAGCACTGAGAATGTAGAACAAGCGTAAGGGTATCACACATGAGATGTCACACTTCAATGATTGAACACATTACTTGTGAATAGGATGGCACAGGaaatatatttcaaaacatgTGAACACAGCAAATGTGAGAGGAAAAAGGAAGCTCTTTgtcaccaggacacacacacaaacacacatacacattctgtacacacacactaataccgACGTCATCAGCACAATTAAAGTGATTAACATCATTGTCACAGCCACTCTTTAATTACATGCAATTATATCCCACAACAACCTGCTGTCAATGGTACAGCTCAGAGAACAGAAAGTATAGAGGaagaaaatctctctctctttcttctctctcctctctctccctccatctctctttcttctttcccccctccctccctccctccctccctccctccctccctccctccctccctcatctctctgtctgtcggtcggtcggtcggtcggtcggtcggtcggtcggtcggtcggtcggtctgtctgtctgtctgtctgtctgtctgtctgtctgtctgtctgtctgtctgtctgtctgtctgtctgtctgtctgtctgtctgtctgtctgtctgtctgtctgtctgtctgtctgtctgtctgtctgtctgtctgtctgtctgtctgtctgtctgtctgtctctctctctttctttctttctttctttctttctttctttctttctttctttctttctttctttctttctttctttctttctttctttctctctctctctctctctctctcgcttcctcttcctttctctatccatctctctctactttctcggtctctctctttctctgtctctctctctctatatctcactctctctctctatctctctctctctctctctctctctttgtctctctctctctctctctcactctctctcgctctcgctctctctctcactctctctctcactctctacccaTCTCGCCAATCCATTTAGCCACAATTATTAAAATAATTTATAGTTTAGTATGATGTAATATCTGTCTGAATGGATCCATCAGATGTTGTTGAAGAACAGATACTGTATGTCCTGTACTACACATTACCTTCAATAACATCACCCTCACAGGCTTTCTCCAATTACCCTCAATTACCTGCTCCCCAAGTTATCCTCCAATAACAAGTCCCAATTAACCCCCTCCTGCCCCTTCCTCCCTACAAGCACCCCCTGGTGGCCGTGTGCTTGTTGTTTAGCCGGGGGCTCATTTCTCCCTATATCAGcagctccccttctctcctcttcctctccctctttcactctcacACTGCAGGAGATGCCAGACTGACAGacactcatcctctctctctctgtctgtctgtctgtctgtctgtctcatcagGATAAAGTTTGCTGTTGCCAGGTAGGGCAGAGGTAGAACAAGGTTTTGTGTGTCAATCGCTGTTTTTTCACGTCTGGTTACAGGTGTCTGTGTTGAATGGTGTATATCTTCACTGATGGAACTTTTTGTTAATATCATTCTGTCTACAGAGTGTTCTGTATGCAAGGTCTTGGTTTGGTCTCTCTCCAACAGGTGACGGAACTCTCCCAGTCTTCGGccttgtctctctccaggtgatgAGCCTCTGGGGCTGGCTGTGGCTGCTCTACTGTCTCCATGTCCCTGGGTGTGTCCGGGGTCTGTATGGAGGTGGAAAGGGGGCTTGTCGGCTGATAGCTAAGCCAGTATCCGGCAGTGTTTATCAGGCAGGAGATGTGGTCATTGGGGGCCTGTTCCCCATCCATGTGGAAGCCCCTCTGCCAGAGCAGGAGTTCAGGAGCATTAAGGGAAATTATACCTGTACAATGTACGCAGCTTGTGTGATAACAGCTTTTGTCATCGTGTTTTCACTGGTGTGCAGTGTACTCAGTTACCACCTATCTCTCCATTTCTTCCTTTCTTCCGTCTGTCAGTTTCTACCAGCGTGCTTACCGTTGGCTCCAGACTATGATCTTTGCTGTGGAGGAGATTAACCGTGACCCAGCCCTCCTGCCTAACCTCACCCTGGGGTTCCTGGCTGCTGACACATGCCTGTCAGAGGGCACCACCCTGAGGGCAGCCCTAGCCATGGTGACTGGCCAGGAGGCCTCCGTGGTGGGCACAGACTGTGGCACAACCCCTGAGGTTCCCATCATCATCGGGGATGCCCGCTCCTCAGCTTCCATGGTGGTGGCACAGACCCTCGGGCCATTTGATTTACCCATGGTGAGGCAGTGGTTGGATAACAGGTTGGGTTAAGATGAGATGATGCCTCTTTTCACATTACATTTCAATATTTATCTAGATTACACGCTCTCTCTAACATTTacttaccatctctctctctttttaaaattctaattctctcttactctctctctctctctgttctctcccagGTGAGTTACTTTGCCTCCTGTGCGTGTTTGAGTGACAACTTGAGGTACCCCTCGTTCTTCCGTACGGTACCCAGCGATGCCTTCCAGGCTCGGGGCATGGCCAAGCTGCTGCGTCAGCTGGGCTGGGTGTGGGTGGGACTGGTTTCAGGGGATGATGACTATGGCAAGTTTGGGGTTCAGCTGCTTCTCCAAGAGCTCCAGGGATCTGGGGTGTGTGTCGCCTACTCTGAGGTCATCCCCAAGGTACGACCTCACTCTGATGATCTGACAATAaactctctcttttgctctatctttctctctctgtttttactCTGACTTCCCCTCTCTTCTAATCTAACAGAAACTCTCTCTCTGATTTTTTCTgactctcttccctttctcttaCTGATGGTCATCACCATAGGTACCGTCTCAGAGACGTATCAGGTACATCGTGGACACCATCAGAGGATCTACTGCCAGAGTGGTGGTGACATTTGCTATCACAAAGGATGCACATGTGAGCAGTTACCGGTCAGAGTATTGTTAATGATTTGTAACACAGCTGTAGCAGTGTCCTTGTGTCTTACCATGTCGTGATGCCCTTTATAGACACAATCATTTCCTGATTGATAATCATGCATTTCAGCTTGACTATCTTGATCTTTTTAACGATTTCATTCTCCAGGCCCTGATGGAAGAGGTTGTCCGTCAGAACATTACAGATAAGCAGTGGATTGCCTCAGAGGCCTGGGTCACTgactctactctctcctcccctgaAAACCTGCCTTCTCTTTCCGGGACCGTTGGATTTGCCCTGAAGAAAGCTGACATTCCCGGCCTGGGGACTTTCCTCACACGCCTCCATCCAGATGGGAGCTACCAAAAGTCTGACCCCTTCCTGAGGTTATTGTGGGAAGAGATGTTTGGGTGTTCTCTGGGGGTTGACCTCAGCATGACGCTGTCGTCCAGGCGACAGTGTACTGGGTCAGAGGTCATAGGTGAGGGAGAGTTTACACCTAAATCTCTGTTTTTTGTCCTGATTCCCAATGTTAGCTCAGTAAAATTAAGTGTCAATCCTAGGTGAGGGGGAGAGCCAGTATGCTGACGTGTCTCAGCTGAGAGCCAGCTATAATGTGTACAAGGCTGTGTACGCCATCGCCTACGCCATACAGGATATGGTGGCCTGTCGACCAGGGGACGGAGTCTTTAATGGTGGACAGTGCCCTGATATCAGGAAGCTTCAGCCCAGCCAGGTGAGAATAACATGTTGATCTGTTTTCAAGTTAACAACACTAATGTTTCCAGTCAGGATACAGTGAAAACACTTTGTAAGGTTTGAGTTCTAAAGAACAAAATCCACAACTGGTTCTAACTCTTAATCCTGTTCCAATGCCCTTTTCTCTTTGAGATTGTTCATTATCTGAGGGGAGTGAACTTCAGTACTCCTGTGGGGGAATCTTTCCACTTCGACATGAATGGTGATCCGCCTGCCTCTTATGACATCATCAACTGGCATGTGACCCCCGAGGGGACGGCAGAGTTTGTCCAGGTCGGACATTTTCTGTCCTCTGAGGGATCGGAAGACCAGTTCCACATCGACATGGATAAAGTGGTGTGGGGTGGGGGCAGCGGAGATGAGGTGAGAACTGTTCAGTTTAGTTTCATTGAggcagagaggagtgtgtgtgtgtgtgtgtgtgtgtgtgtgtgtgtgtgtgtgtgtgtgtgtgtgtgtgtgtgtgtgtgtgtgtgtgtgtgtgtgtgtgtgtgtgtgtgtgtgtgtgtgtgtgtaatgatgatgttCATAGCaatgattatgatgatgatgatgatgatgatgatgacttctTCCTCTCCGCTTTCTGGTAGGTCCCTGTGTCTGTATGCAGTGCTGACTGTCCCCCTGGTACCAGGCATGCGGTACAGAAGGGGAAGCCTGAGTGCTGCTTCGACTGTCTGTCCTGCGCTGAGGGAGAGATCAGCAACACAACAGGTAGTCTATCTAGGGTTCTGATTCCAACTCATATTTTTCCTCAACCCTGATTGGTCCTGATTTGGACCATTCTTCTTCCTTCTCTATCAGGGTCAGTTGAGTGTATTAGGTGTCCAGAGCGGTTCTGGTCCAACCCTGATCGTACGGCCTGCATCCCCCAGCTGGTGGACTTCCTCTCCTACAGCGACACCATGGGCGTAATCCTGTCTGTCATCTCAGTTTCCGGGGCAACACTCACAGCCGGTGCCCTGGCCACCTTCCTCTACCACCGTCACACGGCCCTGGTGAGTTGAATCATATGATCATTTATAGAGGTTCTGGACAGAGATGAGATTGTGTCATATAAGGATGTGATTTCTGACATCACTCTGTCTAAATTATAATTTTCTGTCTCTTTACAGGTGAAAGCCAATAACTCTGAGCTCAGCttcctgctcctgctgtctctcaaGCTCTGCTTCCTGTGCGCACTGGTTTTCATTGGCCAGCCGAAGCCATGGACGTGCATGCTGAGACACACCCTGTTTGGTATAAGCTTTGTGTTCTGCATCTCCTGTCTGCTCAGCAGGACTGTGGTGGTGCTGGTGGCCTTCAGGGCCACTCTGCCTGGAGAGAACCTGATGAGATACTTCAGCCCCACCCAGCAGAGGATGGGTATCTCACTCTGCACACTCATCCAGGTGAACATCTAGTTTTTACTATATTATATGGGAATTGAaatgcccagtgcagtcaaaaacttgattttcctttgttttatatatatttccacactatgagtttggaataatactgtgaaattgtgtgaatgatgataatgcccttttagtacaagcaatggtggaaaaagtactcactagtcatacttgagtaaaagtaaatataccttaatagaaaatgtctcaagtaaaagcgaaagtcacccagtaaaatgagtgagtctaaaagtatttggttttaactgGAATTTATGAAATgtacttaagtgtcaaaagtaaaagtataaataattttaatttccttatattaagtaaaccagacggcacaatttttaaaatattttttattgacgGTTTGCCaacggcacactccaacactcagacatcatttacaatcgaagcatttgtgtttagtgagtccaccagatcagaggcagcagggatgaccatggatgttctcttgataagtgtgtccatttgaccattttcctgtcaaaatgtaatgattaattttgggtgtcagggaaaatgtatggagtaaaaagtacattattttctttagcaaTATAGTGAattaaatataaatagtaaagtaaagtacactCCAAAAAACGACttgagtagtactttaaagtattttaacattaagtactttacaccactgagtgtaaGTGATGTTTGAAAAGAAGGCTGAAATTCCAGTCTGTTTTGATAGGGTGGAGTTTTGACctgctggtgacatcaccagatgGTAAATGAGTTCATccttgaaagggaaaggggatacctagtcagttatacaacagaatgccttcaactgaaatgtgtcttccgcgtttaacccaaccactctgaatcagagaggtgcggggggctgccataaggggggctgccataatcgacatctaCGTCTTCGGTGACCGAAGAACTGACagtgttttaactactttgcagatatgaaacacaCAGACAATCATATCAGTCACAAATGTCAAATTCCCAGTTTATACTTCAAAACCATCTTAGGTtctattttacaaatgtttttaTTACATAATGTAAGGCATTGTGGGCAGATTAGACGGATGCAGTTCATTGCTTGATTCATTTAATTCAACAATagatttcttggtagtccaaaaatattgctatcaggttgtaaatcgcAGCTGGcttggtacattgtttgctgcctcgccacccattcgggatgcactgtttctgtttcaatgactcaatatctTGAACAAAAACGGAGgactgtaactaaggctgggaatgtcaatgcaatcaaactagcaagggcaatgatcacaagtcagtcataacgtggctaatagacAAGCGTACGTGTCAGACACAAGGCCCGCGGACCGAATAGAACACACACGCGAGTATAAATGAGTCAAGAGTTGAGTCATCTACTTTCTGAAATTACAACCTGATTCGCTCACATCAGCGAACTCAACTTCAATTGCGCTGCTTTCGTTTGTCAGGTTTACAGCGCGCAGCGGAGGGAAAGTGTACAGACACATTCTACAGTCCTAGCTAGGCTACTAGAATGTTGCTTCTGTTTTTAAAGCTTGGCAATGAATAACCAAAAAAACTAAACCTGCAACAAAACAACATGCAAAGGAGAAACATGTAGGCCTTTTACAGAAACATTTGAGTAGTAGCCTAGGCTGGCTACTCAACTACAATACATTTTGAGAGCACCATACAGCGATGCTGCCTTCAACCGCACCGGTGATCCATGCTGTGTAAAAAAaggaaaaacatgttttaaatgtaaatgttacaaCAAACCTATAGCTATGTTTTTGTTATTTCGAGTGATTAAATACTTGTTGATTATGCACATATACATATTATGCACATCTGCAAGCATAGCTGCGAAGGCTGGACAAAAATTATTGATCTATTCTTTTGTTTTAACATGTTAAAATAATATATACAGCATCCTATgtagactgaacaaaaatataaacgcaacatgcaacaattttaaagattgtactgagttacagttaatataaggaattcagtcaatttaaataaattcattaggccctaatctatggatttcacctgACTGGCAATGCATCTGTTGGCCATTAAAAAAGGTAgaggagtggatcagaaaaccagtcagtatctggtgggaCCAATATTTTGcgtcatgcagcgcgacacatctccttcgtatagagttgatcaggatgttgattgtatcctgtggaatgttgtcccactcctcttcaatggctgtgggaagttgctggatattggcgagaaCTGGAACTCGCTGCCAtaaacgtcgatccagagcatcccaaacatgctcaacgtaTGCAGAcaatttcagcttccaggaattgtgtacattccatgtgacatggggccgtagattatcatgctgaaacatgaggtaatggcggcagatgaatggcacggcaATGGGCCTCAGCATCTCATCAcacaaattgccattgataaaatgcaattgtgttcattgcccgaagcttatgcctgcccataccataaccccaccgccaccatggggtactctgttcacaatgttgacatcagcaaacccctCTCCCACACGACGCCATCTGCCAGGTACAgctgaaactgggattcatccgtgaagatcacacttctccagcatgccagtggcgatcgaaggtgagcatttgcccactgaagttggttacgatgcagagctgcagtcaggtcaagacctggttgaggacgacgagcacgcggATGAGCTTCCTTGAggcagtttctgacagtttgtgcaaaaaTTATTCAGATGTGCAAAccaacagtttcatcagctgtctggttggctggtctcagatgtccCGCAGGTGAAAATCCGCatgtggagttcctgggctggcgtggttacacgtggtctgcggttgtgaggtcagttggaagtactgccaaattttggtagagaaattaacattgaattctctggcaaAGCTCTGgggtctattaattgtccaaacgcatgtctgctttcccactctatatagccatagaattttcacaaatgccttactttacatctttcccaaacattctatgaatttatgaaaacatgaaaatgaccatatctaagtgcttACATGTCAGAAAATCTATAAAAAAAAGTgccatattcttcctggggtgtatatgaacagattttaataaCATTTAATGTTGCTAAAACGTTGTCAGTTCCAATTTAAACTGACACTCAAATAAGTACCCCCGgccataccaaggatcatttagctattttagGACTTTGAACTTTAGGTATGAAAAAGAAAACAGATTCATAAaaaaggaagtttgttttaaagtgtctgttctatatctgagagatataggaAACATCAGGAAATTATTCATATTTGTTTTTACCCATATAAAACATTTTGGGGGCACTAAACTATATATATACTTCCATTCGTTTTTTAGACTcgtaccgggttaccttcagacgagtcttttCAGGCTTGTAGGAGTCCTAGAGCAAATCAACCAACATGTACTGTACGTGTTTGGTCATATAAGTGTGTAGCCCacactgttcggacgctacatacagacagaagttggcaactacagacagaagttggcagatcggtgGTACAggcttcagacgagtcccgtga comes from Salvelinus alpinus chromosome 21, SLU_Salpinus.1, whole genome shotgun sequence and encodes:
- the LOC139548644 gene encoding extracellular calcium-sensing receptor-like; the protein is MSLWGWLWLLYCLHVPGCVRGLYGGGKGACRLIAKPVSGSVYQAGDVVIGGLFPIHVEAPLPEQEFRSIKGNYTCTIFYQRAYRWLQTMIFAVEEINRDPALLPNLTLGFLAADTCLSEGTTLRAALAMVTGQEASVVGTDCGTTPEVPIIIGDARSSASMVVAQTLGPFDLPMVSYFASCACLSDNLRYPSFFRTVPSDAFQARGMAKLLRQLGWVWVGLVSGDDDYGKFGVQLLLQELQGSGVCVAYSEVIPKVPSQRRIRYIVDTIRGSTARVVVTFAITKDAHALMEEVVRQNITDKQWIASEAWVTDSTLSSPENLPSLSGTVGFALKKADIPGLGTFLTRLHPDGSYQKSDPFLRLLWEEMFGCSLGVDLSMTLSSRRQCTGSEVIGEGESQYADVSQLRASYNVYKAVYAIAYAIQDMVACRPGDGVFNGGQCPDIRKLQPSQIVHYLRGVNFSTPVGESFHFDMNGDPPASYDIINWHVTPEGTAEFVQVGHFLSSEGSEDQFHIDMDKVVWGGGSGDEVPVSVCSADCPPGTRHAVQKGKPECCFDCLSCAEGEISNTTGSVECIRCPERFWSNPDRTACIPQLVDFLSYSDTMGVILSVISVSGATLTAGALATFLYHRHTALVKANNSELSFLLLLSLKLCFLCALVFIGQPKPWTCMLRHTLFGISFVFCISCLLSRTVVVLVAFRATLPGENLMRYFSPTQQRMGISLCTLIQVLICVLWLALAPPRPAERGNREGRGPRVVLECEVGSVVGFSLVLGYIGLLASLCLLLAFLARKLPDNFNEAKLITFSMLIFCAVWISFIPAYVSSPGKYTVAVEIFAILASSFGLLFCLFAPKCFIILLRPERNTKKHMMSK